One part of the Desulfonema ishimotonii genome encodes these proteins:
- a CDS encoding HD domain-containing phosphohydrolase, producing the protein MLSEKEKLETLTRLGVDLNRVQDLDILMEQVLIEARRFVNADAGSIYIREGDVLHFTYTQNDTLQKRLPENGKLIYSTFKIPVNEKSIAGYVATTGWPLNIPNVYRIEPTTTYGFSDRFDQASRYRTQSMLTIPLKNINGGVIGILQVINAQDPSGNIIPFSSDDENMMMLFASIAAVALERAQMTRAMLLRMIQMAELRDPKETGAHVNRVGGYALELYEKWAYRHHIAKAEIDRNRDILRMAAMLHDVGKVGISDLILKKPERFNHDEYEIMKQHTVLGAKLFMNRQSDLDAAAAEVALNHHERWDGTGYPGYVDIKTGLPIKGLALPNGLPRGKKGEDIPLFGRIVALVDVYDALSSERVYKEAWDESKVLETIEQSAGSHFDPELVEIFFSCLDILRAIQKRYQDNK; encoded by the coding sequence ATGTTAAGCGAAAAGGAAAAACTGGAAACACTGACGCGCCTGGGCGTTGATCTGAACAGGGTTCAGGATCTGGATATTCTTATGGAACAGGTTCTCATTGAGGCCCGGCGGTTTGTAAATGCGGATGCCGGTTCCATCTATATTCGTGAAGGGGACGTCCTCCATTTTACCTATACCCAGAACGACACCCTGCAAAAACGCCTTCCCGAAAACGGGAAGCTGATCTATTCAACCTTTAAAATTCCCGTCAATGAGAAAAGTATTGCCGGATATGTGGCGACCACAGGCTGGCCCTTAAATATTCCCAATGTTTACCGGATTGAGCCGACCACCACCTACGGGTTCAGCGACAGGTTTGACCAGGCCTCCCGGTACCGGACCCAGTCGATGCTGACCATCCCGCTGAAGAACATCAACGGCGGGGTCATCGGAATCCTTCAGGTGATCAACGCCCAGGATCCATCCGGCAACATCATTCCCTTTTCATCAGACGATGAAAACATGATGATGCTCTTTGCCAGTATTGCCGCAGTGGCGCTGGAACGCGCCCAGATGACACGGGCCATGCTCCTTCGCATGATTCAGATGGCAGAGCTGAGAGACCCCAAGGAGACCGGCGCACATGTCAACCGTGTGGGCGGATATGCGCTTGAACTCTATGAAAAATGGGCGTACCGGCATCATATTGCCAAGGCCGAGATTGACAGAAACCGGGATATATTGCGCATGGCCGCCATGCTGCACGATGTTGGAAAGGTCGGCATCTCCGATCTGATTCTGAAAAAGCCGGAGCGGTTTAACCATGACGAATATGAAATTATGAAACAGCACACCGTTCTGGGGGCAAAACTCTTTATGAACCGCCAGTCTGATCTGGATGCCGCCGCTGCCGAGGTGGCGCTCAACCACCATGAACGGTGGGACGGAACCGGATATCCCGGTTATGTGGATATTAAAACCGGACTGCCGATAAAGGGTCTGGCCCTGCCCAATGGGCTGCCCCGGGGGAAAAAAGGAGAGGATATCCCGCTCTTCGGCAGGATTGTGGCGTTGGTGGATGTCTATGACGCCCTGTCATCCGAGCGGGTCTACAAAGAAGCCTGGGATGAGTCCAAAGTACTGGAAACCATCGAACAGAGCGCCGGATCCCATTTCGACCCGGAACTGGTGGAAATTTTCTTTTCCTGCCTCGATATCCTGCGGGCCATTCAGAAGCGCTATCAGGACAATAAATAA
- a CDS encoding transglutaminase domain-containing protein: MIRKSGLLLVALTLALTWGSSEVLAAEQESYWINPAYSHLYADPDQAFLKREKRSGETFECGSYAELQTTLKQQLENRNTAFSLHAVYEFAFNDFKVILDQAFADATDGNDYLRFCAMATHTAWGGWDGNVTVDYEVTYVASYEQEQQVSESVPEILAAILEDGMNDEQKEKAIHDWVVANVEYDTTHEEHSAYAALFLGKTVCQGYSLLIYKMLDTVGIPVRIVNSDTMNHDWNLVNICGHWYHLDATWDDPVPDDPGRVYDTFYNKSDAEIASGDNPHYGWDRSAYPAAPDSYTEGVCGSGNINGTGGIDLADAILALRACTGASADAVQIDADVSGDGRIGMEEVIYVLQSVAGLRD; encoded by the coding sequence ATGATCAGGAAGTCAGGCTTGCTGCTGGTGGCATTGACACTGGCTCTGACCTGGGGTTCTTCTGAGGTGTTGGCGGCTGAACAGGAATCATACTGGATCAATCCGGCCTATTCACATCTTTATGCGGACCCCGATCAGGCATTTCTGAAGCGGGAAAAGCGCTCCGGCGAAACTTTTGAGTGCGGTTCTTATGCCGAATTGCAGACAACGCTGAAGCAGCAGCTTGAAAACCGGAATACGGCGTTTTCCCTTCACGCTGTTTACGAGTTTGCATTTAATGATTTTAAAGTAATTTTGGATCAGGCATTTGCGGACGCAACGGACGGCAATGATTATCTGCGATTTTGTGCTATGGCAACGCATACCGCCTGGGGAGGATGGGATGGAAATGTCACCGTGGACTATGAGGTGACCTATGTGGCATCTTATGAACAGGAACAGCAGGTATCTGAAAGTGTGCCTGAAATACTGGCCGCTATACTCGAAGACGGCATGAATGACGAACAGAAGGAAAAGGCGATTCATGACTGGGTCGTTGCAAATGTTGAATATGATACAACCCATGAAGAACACAGCGCCTATGCCGCGTTGTTTTTAGGCAAAACCGTATGCCAGGGATATTCATTGCTGATTTACAAGATGCTGGATACCGTTGGCATTCCAGTCAGGATTGTCAACAGCGATACGATGAACCACGACTGGAACCTGGTGAATATCTGCGGCCACTGGTATCATCTGGACGCCACATGGGACGATCCGGTTCCCGATGATCCGGGCAGGGTATATGATACGTTCTACAATAAATCGGATGCTGAAATTGCCAGCGGAGATAATCCGCATTACGGGTGGGATAGATCAGCATATCCCGCAGCTCCCGATTCATACACCGAAGGCGTATGTGGCAGCGGCAACATAAACGGCACGGGCGGCATTGATCTGGCAGACGCGATTCTGGCCCTCCGGGCCTGTACCGGTGCTTCCGCAGACGCCGTGCAGATTGACGCCGATGTCAGCGGTGACGGCAGGATCGGGATGGAAGAAGTGATTTACGTTCTTCAGAGCGTTGCAGGTCTGAGGGACTGA
- the hisS gene encoding histidine--tRNA ligase, which yields MIQLIRGFKDILPGEVELWQEIESIARSLFEDFGFKEIRIPIMERTELFARSIGENTDIVEKEMYTFPDRKGELLTLRPEATASVVRSYIQHKMYADNPVRKFYTIGPMFRRERPQKGRYRQFYQINAEVFGVASPYIDAQLIFMLATLFERLAVTDVKAHINSLGCPQCRPGFKAALLEYMTDRMDRLCSDCKRRSDTNPLRALDCKVPTCREAMSDAPSLLDHLCADCKAHFETVKGSLEKLHVPFEVDKRLVRGLDYYSRTTFEILTGSLGAQSAVAGGGRYDGLVRMLGGPETSAIGFAIGFDRLAEIVGLNRADLEKKPDIFIAALGEAAQELAFDWNCALDIAGIQTETDMAGRSLKSQMKQANRMNAKYVLIVGENEMATGEAVLRNMATKEQVAVPIAGLVEGIKGIFSAM from the coding sequence ATGATACAACTGATCAGAGGATTTAAGGATATATTGCCCGGTGAGGTTGAGCTGTGGCAGGAGATCGAAAGCATTGCCCGGTCTCTGTTTGAGGATTTCGGTTTTAAGGAAATCCGTATTCCCATTATGGAACGCACCGAGCTCTTTGCCCGGAGTATCGGCGAAAATACGGATATCGTTGAAAAAGAGATGTATACCTTCCCGGACCGCAAGGGGGAACTGCTCACCCTGAGACCGGAGGCCACCGCCTCGGTGGTGCGCTCGTATATTCAGCATAAGATGTATGCCGACAATCCGGTGCGCAAATTCTACACCATCGGGCCCATGTTCCGCCGTGAACGCCCGCAGAAAGGCCGCTACCGCCAGTTTTACCAGATCAACGCAGAGGTCTTCGGGGTGGCGTCACCCTATATTGACGCCCAGCTGATCTTCATGCTGGCCACCCTGTTTGAGCGGCTGGCCGTGACGGACGTGAAAGCCCACATCAACTCCCTCGGCTGCCCCCAGTGCCGCCCCGGCTTCAAGGCTGCCCTGCTGGAGTATATGACCGACCGCATGGACCGGCTCTGTTCGGACTGCAAACGCCGGAGCGATACAAACCCGCTGCGGGCGCTCGACTGCAAGGTGCCGACCTGCCGGGAAGCCATGTCCGATGCCCCGTCCCTGCTTGATCACCTCTGCGCAGACTGCAAGGCCCATTTTGAAACGGTGAAGGGTTCTCTGGAAAAGCTGCATGTCCCCTTTGAGGTGGACAAGCGCCTGGTCCGGGGGCTTGATTATTATTCGCGGACCACATTCGAGATCCTGACCGGCTCCCTGGGGGCCCAGAGCGCCGTGGCCGGGGGCGGGCGATATGACGGTCTGGTCAGAATGCTGGGCGGGCCGGAGACGTCGGCCATCGGTTTTGCCATCGGCTTTGACAGGCTGGCCGAAATCGTGGGCCTGAACCGTGCCGACCTTGAAAAGAAACCTGATATTTTCATTGCGGCCCTGGGCGAAGCGGCTCAGGAACTGGCCTTTGACTGGAACTGCGCACTGGACATTGCGGGAATTCAGACAGAGACGGACATGGCCGGACGCAGCCTCAAGAGCCAGATGAAGCAGGCCAACCGCATGAATGCAAAATATGTGCTGATTGTCGGAGAGAACGAAATGGCGACAGGCGAAGCGGTGCTGCGGAATATGGCGACGAAGGAGCAGGTTGCGGTTCCCATAGCCGGTCTGGTTGAAGGGATAAAGGGAATTTTTTCTGCAATGTGA